A single region of the Cucumis melo cultivar AY chromosome 3, USDA_Cmelo_AY_1.0, whole genome shotgun sequence genome encodes:
- the LOC103487994 gene encoding mitogen-activated protein kinase homolog NTF3 gives MATPVEPPNGVRSQGKHYYSMWQTLFEIDTKYIPIKPIGRGAYGIVCSSVNRETNEKVAIKRIHNAFENRIDALRTLRELKLLRHLRHENVICLKDVMMPIHRRSFKDVYLVYELMDTDLHQIIKSSQTLTNDHCQYFLFQLLRGLKYLHSANILHRDLKPGNLLVNANCDLKICDFGLARTSNGKNQFMTEYVVTRWYRAPELLLCCENYGTSIDVWSVGCIFAELLGRKPIFPGTECLNQLKLIINLLGSQREEDLEFIDNPKARRYIKSLPYSPGAPLSRLYPNAHPLAIDLLQKMLVFDPSKRISVTEALQHPYMSPLYDPNSNPPAQVPIDLEIDEELGEEMIREMMWKEMLHYHPEDLEEHSEMTRFHPEPTTSSTAVYS, from the exons ATGGCGACCCCTGTTGAGCCTCCAAATGGGGTTAGATCTCAAGGAAAACATTACTATTCAATGTGGCAGACATTGTTTGAGATTGATACTAAATATATACCTATCAAGCCTATTGGTCGAGGGGCATACGGTATTGTGTGTTCTTCTGTGAATAGGGAAACAAATGAGAAAGTTGCGATAAAGAGAATACATAATGCTTTTGAGAATCGTATCGATGCTCTCCGGACTTTGCGCGAGCTGAAGCTCCTTAGGCATCTTCGCCACGAAAATGTCATATGTTTGAAAGATGTGATGATGCCTATCCATAGGAGAAGTTTCAAAGATGTCTATTTGGTTTATGAACTGATGGATACTGATCTGCATCAGATTATTAAGTCTTCTCAAACTCTTACGAATGACCACTGCCAATATTTCCTCTTTCAG TTGCTCCGAGGCTTGAAGTATCTGCATTCTGCAAATATTCTACATCGGGACTTGAAGCCGGGGAACCTCCTTGTCAATGCAAATTGTGATCTTAAGATATGTGATTTTGGTTTGGCACGTACGAGCAATGGGAAGAATCAATTTATGACAGAGTATGTCGTAACTCGCTGGTATCGAGCCCCAGAACTGCTGCTCTGCTGCGAGAATTATGGGACGTCAATTGATGTGTGGTCTGTAGGATGCATCTTTGCCGAGCTTCTCGGTAGGAAACCTATCTTCCCTGGTACAGAATGTTTGAATCAACTCAAATTGATAATTAACCTACTGGGTAGCCAGAGAGAGGAAGATCTTGAGTTCATAGACAATCCAAAGGCAAGAAGGTATATAAAATCCCTTCCATACTCTCCTGGAGCTCCTCTTTCCCGTCTTTATCCGAACGCTCATCCTCTTGCAATCGATCTGTTACAAAAGATGCTCGTCTTTGACCCATCAAAGAGGATTAGTGTAACCGAGGCATTACAGCATCCTTATATGTCCCCACTGTATGATCCAAACAGCAATCCTCCAGCTCAGGTGCCAATTGATCTTGAGATAGATGAGGAACTTGGAGAAGAAATGATACGAGAG